In Candidatus Bathyarchaeota archaeon, a genomic segment contains:
- a CDS encoding M48 family metalloprotease gives MRLLKLKLYMVGTVAFLIALTTLFFTIILQLAGAPLLFVIPMVVTFNLIQWLIAPYLIEMTYGVHEAPPHRYPRLHRIVERLSLRSGIPKPKVMIAHIPIPNAFAYGSPISGSRVAVTEKLLDVLEEEEVEAVLGHELGHLKHRDVHIMMFASVLPAIFYYLAYSLMMSAYYGGYRDREGGNAGLALLIGMFSLVLYYVVSLVVLYFSRLREYYADMHSVSVVDDGARKLSEALAKIVAYTGRYASRRRMAPEVGAFKALFIADPDTSRNDAVRLARYGMSKDMQLVMSVASRKLTWADRLLEIFSTHPNIVKRIRALLELQRMPMP, from the coding sequence ATGAGGCTTTTAAAACTCAAACTCTACATGGTTGGAACGGTGGCTTTCCTCATAGCGCTGACTACGTTGTTCTTCACTATAATACTCCAACTCGCGGGAGCGCCTCTGCTTTTCGTGATACCTATGGTCGTGACCTTCAACCTGATTCAATGGCTTATAGCTCCATATCTCATAGAGATGACATACGGTGTTCACGAGGCTCCTCCTCATAGATACCCTAGGCTTCATAGGATAGTCGAGAGGTTAAGTCTTAGGTCTGGGATACCCAAGCCTAAGGTTATGATAGCTCACATACCGATCCCCAATGCCTTCGCATACGGCTCGCCTATAAGCGGATCTAGGGTCGCGGTTACCGAGAAGCTTCTAGATGTCCTCGAAGAGGAGGAGGTTGAAGCAGTCTTAGGTCACGAGCTAGGGCATCTCAAACATAGAGACGTTCACATAATGATGTTCGCGTCTGTTCTACCGGCGATATTCTACTACTTGGCATATTCGCTTATGATGAGCGCCTACTATGGAGGTTACCGCGATAGGGAGGGAGGCAACGCCGGTTTAGCCCTGTTGATCGGTATGTTTTCGCTTGTTCTCTATTACGTGGTTTCGCTGGTCGTATTATACTTCAGCCGTCTGAGGGAGTATTATGCGGATATGCATAGCGTATCGGTGGTCGACGACGGAGCTAGGAAGCTCTCAGAAGCCTTAGCGAAGATCGTAGCCTACACCGGGAGGTATGCGTCTCGAAGAAGAATGGCTCCTGAAGTCGGCGCCTTCAAAGCGCTGTTTATAGCGGACCCAGATACCTCTAGAAACGATGCGGTGCGGCTTGCGAGATACGGTATGAGCAAGGATATGCAGCTCGTGATGTCCGTAGCCTCTAGGAAGTTGACTTGGGCCGATAGGCTTCTCGAGATTTTCTCGACGCATCCGAATATCGTGAAGAGGATCAGGGCGCTCCTAGAGCTTCAGCGGATGCCGATGCCTTAA
- a CDS encoding 50S ribosomal protein L38e yields MPEEVFDVEKFVEFSSRASECRVKRLGEVTKLKLRTKRRLYTIKLPAEEAEELLKKIKCKIIEV; encoded by the coding sequence ATGCCTGAGGAAGTGTTTGACGTCGAGAAGTTTGTGGAGTTTTCGTCACGTGCCTCGGAGTGCCGTGTTAAGAGGCTTGGGGAAGTGACGAAGCTGAAGCTCAGGACCAAGAGACGACTTTATACGATAAAGCTTCCGGCCGAGGAAGCCGAGGAGCTCCTGAAGAAGATCAAGTGCAAGATCATCGAAGTCTAA
- a CDS encoding 50S ribosomal protein L15e, whose product MGMTTSMYHELSKAWRRPHESYIAELMRRRLIAWRRQPAVVRVDKPTKLHTARKLGYKAKPGMIVVRVRVRKGSGEKPRPRSGRRPKALGVKKLKREISKQEIAENRAVKKYPNLKLLGSYYVWEDGVYEWYECIFQDPQIVSKNH is encoded by the coding sequence TTGGGTATGACTACGTCGATGTATCATGAGCTTTCTAAGGCCTGGAGGAGACCTCACGAGTCTTATATAGCTGAGCTTATGCGGAGGAGGCTTATAGCCTGGAGGAGGCAACCCGCGGTTGTTCGGGTAGATAAGCCTACCAAGCTTCACACGGCTAGGAAGCTGGGCTATAAGGCTAAGCCGGGTATGATCGTGGTGAGGGTTAGGGTTAGGAAGGGTTCTGGTGAGAAGCCTAGGCCTAGGTCTGGGCGTAGGCCTAAGGCGCTCGGTGTTAAGAAGCTGAAGAGGGAGATAAGTAAGCAGGAGATCGCGGAGAACAGGGCTGTGAAGAAGTATCCCAACCTGAAGCTTCTCGGCAGCTACTACGTCTGGGAGGACGGGGTCTACGAGTGGTACGAATGCATATTCCAAGACCCCCAGATAGTCTCTAAAAACCATTAA
- a CDS encoding DMT family transporter, producing the protein VLGVSLISIASNGKNGGRGNPSLRKGVVLAITSAVIWSIGITLIALCVRDVDPLVANTYRLSILALILSLPPLLKKSFRRGLRSSRALFWGAAAGVTGLSLGTSVYLESIKLIGAARATALSSIYPMISAVAATLFLKEKSNLKTWMGIGLTVLGIVLLKPW; encoded by the coding sequence GTCCTCGGGGTATCTTTGATAAGCATAGCAAGCAACGGTAAAAACGGGGGAAGAGGCAACCCAAGCCTCCGTAAGGGCGTCGTACTCGCCATAACTTCAGCAGTCATATGGTCTATAGGTATAACTTTGATAGCCCTATGCGTCAGAGATGTCGACCCCTTGGTGGCGAACACGTATAGGCTTTCTATCCTAGCCCTGATTTTATCCCTCCCACCGTTGCTTAAGAAGAGCTTTAGGAGGGGGCTTAGAAGCAGTAGAGCGCTCTTCTGGGGGGCCGCCGCCGGGGTGACCGGGCTAAGCCTAGGCACGTCCGTGTATCTCGAGAGTATAAAGCTTATAGGCGCCGCGAGAGCAACAGCCTTATCATCCATATACCCGATGATATCCGCCGTAGCGGCTACGCTGTTTCTGAAGGAGAAATCCAACCTAAAAACGTGGATGGGAATAGGCTTAACAGTATTGGGAATAGTTCTCCTGAAACCCTGGTAG